The Triticum urartu cultivar G1812 chromosome 6, Tu2.1, whole genome shotgun sequence genome includes the window AGATATGTCACGTGCATATTATTGTTCTTATATTTATGATATTAAATATAAAAGACGTGAACGTTACACCAAAGTAGGTCAGCGCTAAATGCATAATGTGGCACTGCATCCCGTAAATTACCTCAGCCACCTCTAAGCTTGTATCACGTGACCGAAGATCAATAGTCGACCCGGCAAGATGAAGAGCAGTTTCACCTGGCCGATGAAACTTCAATGAGTGCAGGTGCTCCAACGGATGAAAATTAAGTGATGAACCCCTGACAGGACACTGCAACTGGTAGTACTGACAGACAACTTGTAGAGATCCATACTTTTTGGCCTGGAGAAAACATCAAGTTACTCAACAAATTCACAGAGAGGAGCTGAGCAAAATATTGCATAATTTCATGCATACAGAACCTTAGCCCATCGCAATATACTGTTGTGCCCGACTACGTCTCCATGACCAATGGAAGATGGCTCCTCCAAGTCCAAGTCGGGGGTATCATTTCTCAAATTTATGCTTTCAGAAGGAGAGTCTTGGGAACTGCAGAAAATGGTGATGACTGTTTTACTATTTTAATCAGGGACTGATGCACACGTAAAATATAGTTTGCAAACAAGCGTGCTTCGCATTCATAACGTGTCAACAGTTAATAACAGACATGACAAGAGAATCTGAGGTAAGAAAATAATAACTGAGAGCAGCACAACAGTTCCCACCAACCTGTATTGGTTATCTAGCTATAATGTTAAAAGTGTTCACAGCAACATTAGGGGTCAAGACTAGGCCGATTGTGTGTTGAGGAAAATAGCAGGCTGTGCTAGAAGCTAATTGATTTGGAGGATACCATAACCATACCTTGGTGATGATTCAGATCCTTCACTAAGGCGAGACCGTATAAGCGGCAAGATAGTATCATTGACAAAGATATCAAGTTCTCCATCAATCACATCTTCATGTGAAAGAACATGAGAATTTTCCTTGGTATCAGATTCATTCGGAATGATGGGTAAGGAATCCGGCTCATCAAGCTTAACTCCAGATACACCAGTCGCTGTATCTTCTGAAACAGAATTGTCAGACTCTTCTGCGGTATAACACTGAGTAGCTGTTCCTGTTACAAGAACATTTTGTTCTTCTTTGACAGGAGAACCACTTTCCTGTTGGACTTCTAGGGAGATGAAGTCCAGTTGGTTCTCCCTACACTCAGAATTGCTGTCCGTGTCAGAGAGCTGCTTTGGAGAAACTTCCACGCTTGGTTCAAAGGATTTTTCTACTGTTGTACAACCAAAATACAGTTCTTGTCCTACGCTTTCGGAGCCTTCACAGATATCACCATCCTCACATTCCTCTTCAGGCGATAATGAGGTTAGCATGCTAACACCATCCGTGAGCCATTCAAGTCGTTCTTCCATAAGAATACTGCATAAGAAACACGGCAGACACTTATGGAGAGGCAAATGCAAAGGGTAGACCATCAATGCTCAATGTGTGATAGCATCAAAGACACCCGTGCAAGAATGTTTGACAAAGACTCAAGACAAATCAAACCAAAAGCTTCCAGAATGTAACATTAATACCTTATTCGTACAATGCAAAATTTATGTACTGTAACTAGAGGACAGCAAAGTGCTGTGCAAAATATGGAGCAGATATACTAGTTGCAGGGTTGAAACTATACTGATAGATCCAAAAATAGAAAATGAATCTGTAAGGTCATCAATGCAACATAAAGCTCAGACATAAGGATATTGGAAAATTATATGAATGAATAACTTGCAAACATAATTTCTagaagaaaaaatagaagaaTTTTGCAAATTCATTACAGATTAAGTAGAAAAAATAGAAGAATTTTGTAAATTCATTACATATTGAGTAGGTTTCCATTTCTACCACCTCAAAAAGATTGACAAACCAAAAGACTCGAACTGAAGAGAAATTCAGATATTACAAATACAGTAAGATAACCGGAGATAATGGAGAGCACTGTACGCTACCTCTGCAGCACCCCAAAATGCAGTTCAAAGAATGGCAGCCTAGACAGGATGCAATAACACCGTGGCGTGGTTACTACATAACGACTCCGGCGTGGAAATACAGGTTTCTCATTCGTGAGCATCGAAACTAGCTTTGAGGGTCTTTGTACAATCTCTTCCACCAATACACAGCATCCATATAATGTAGGATCATCAGCAACCTGCAAACTCTCAATGTCAGAGCCCCAGTACAGTGAAACGGTGTAAGAGAGAAAGATGTAAATATACCTGTAAACGGAAGACGAAAGATTGATTGCTTTCTTTTAGATGTTCCTGAAAAAGACAATATAAAAAGTAAGATTCACATCAAAACCTCAAATAGACTAGATTAAAAAGAAAACATGTAAGATGTTACAACTGCAAATCTTGCGGCATAGTCTGCAATGTGGTTGGAGGAGAAACTTCACGACTACAGACATATTATAAGAATAAAACACGAACTGAGCTGAGAAAGTCACCTGCCCTAGGAGAATTTCGTTCAGCTCGCTGAATGATGGAGTCCGTTCAACAGCATTAACCTATTACAAATGTAAATATAGGTAAATTATTTGGTAAGAAGTGTTTCTATGCTCTTCTTATAAGCTCTGCACAAGTATTGAGGAAACACCAACAACATGAAGCTAATTCGGGCATGAAATTAGGATTATGGACCATACTCAGCCACAAAATTTAGCAGTTACAGATTTGCCAGACAGAAAGTAAATTCTATCTGAGATTTCCAAGATCTTTTGTACGAGGGACAACACTATATTAGTCGATTGGAGCATACAGAAAAAGAAGGGGTGGGTATCAGTGTGTATGGCGAGGGCAATGGACATACTGAAACTTGATAGCCGCCAGATGACTATTTCTAGTTTCACTGTTTTTATCGACTAAATTTCCTGgtactgcttgttctgattgaaTATTTACTTGGCATGTCACTGTATGTCGAAAACAGTCAAAATGACCACCTAGTCCATAGCCCATAGGAGTGTGTCTACTCCAGCCCTATATTTCAGACCTGTCTAACTGACACCCCAGGCTTTTCTCTAATGGACCCCCTGAGGAGATTTTTATCACGCTATTGCACTATTTCATACGTGGTGGATGTAGACAACTAGGCTGGTGACTCAGCAGGGGCCGGACATGCTAGTGCCAACTAATATATTTTTTACTTTGTCTTCTTCTCTCTCGACGTCTCCTCACTCTGTTTCCTACACATGGGCATTGCCAATTTTTTTTATTGTATTATAATTGGAAATGTAACCCAGGTGGCAAGTTACAGTATTATGAACTGAACCAGACATAACAATATGTCAACCCAGTAAACAAGATATAACCTATACAGGAAGCACCATAAAACTTGGTAAAATTGAAGTTTAATGTATAATCGTTGCAAACGTTTATTATACAGAAATGCAAAGTATCAGGGTTATGTAGTTCGAATGGCAGACCTGTGCACCTCCAGGAAGGCAGAACGAGACGATATCCTTGTACTTAAGCGGAAGAGACCTCTCAGGGGGGTACGCAAAAAGGACCTTAAGGACAAGACAAAATATCCTGAGGTTCAGACACATGAAGAAAGGCAGCAATAGGACCTCCATTTTATAAGAACATGCAACAACAATAGATGATGTGAGTGATAACCTGAGGTTCCAAATTTGATACAGCATGAACTTGGTGGTGGTTGTTGCCAAATATATGTCTTGATTTCTTTGCATCATCATCATTTCTCCCTAGAGCAATGTTTTCTAGCTCATGGATATCTGCCTGAGGAGGAAGCCCAACAATCACTATGCTCTCAAAAAGATGTGATGGTTCTTTGATGCACCTATTACCCTGTTCCAACCAAAAAAAAAAGAACTTGAGGCACTATGCTCTTCGACATTTGCCAAAATTACCAGTCCTACTAGTTCCAAAATGATAGGCCATTTCAGCAAGAAGCAGTCGGTCAAATAGAAGCAACAGCCTACATTACATACCTATCTATTGCACTTAAATCAGATTTCAGTAGAACCCCAAAGGCAAAAAAAATTGTGTATGCAGGCGTAATAAATACTTATACACTTCTGTAGAAGGTACTTGGGGGTATGCAGCCCAAATTCAAGGTTTCCAAATGAACAAAGGTTATTTCTCCTTGATATCAAAAATATGAGACTGCTTCACACTATGACTAACATGAATATCCGAACAGCAGAATAGCCCTTGCAGCTCAGAAGTCAAATACCCAAACCTATAACCCAAGCATAACAAAGTTTTTCATGAGTTCTGAGTAATTTAGCAATAATTGATCAATCACTACTTGATAGGCTCCTAACCAAAAGATTCCAATTAAGAGCTATCAGTGACAGGACTCCACTTGTATCAAACATGGAGTATAATTTTCTCTGACAATGACCCTTCAAAGCAACATTGCATGAATGTAGACATTAGAGCAATACAGATAATAAAACAAATGGCATTGTGTCATGTGACCACACATAGACTATGTCCTACATAGAATAGTAGTGGAAGAAAATCAAGTAGATATAATTTGTAGCATGAACTGCAACACGAGTTTTATGCTTGAACAATAGCTGCAAACAAAGACACTTTGAGTCACTGCAACTACAGAAATTAGCATGGTTTTGTTGAACTTATACCGAGTAGTTTGAAAAGGCAAGTATCACAGCAATCATTAACATTACAGCTCTGACTAAGCACCTTAATTAATCAGCGTAGTATATCCCACATTCCCACACCACGTAGAGCACAATAGATAGACATGAATTGAACATAGGTAGTGACATAGGAGTACATACCAATGACTTCTGCTGGAACCTCGACCACTGCCGCTTGTGTGTCGTGAGAACTTCCGGGTTGTATGGTCCAGACACTTCGGGTGAATTTGAAAACCCTTTCATTATCTTCGAGAATTGCTGCTGCAGCTTCTGCATTGGGCTGCCACTCTCTTCCCCAGACGAATAGACGACAGACGGCCGTGTTGGTTGCACGGTGGCAGCTGAAGCAGCGGCAATAAATGCTCTCGCAACCTCTTCGGTTGTTTGCATCAGGTGCGACGTGTTGAACTTGACCCCTTCAGACCCATCATTCTTGTTATCCACCATCCTAAATGCCTGTTACTTGTGCAAGCAAGGACATATTCATTTCAGCACTGTGATCGAGAACACGAAGACAAGCCATATAAGCATCAGGAAGTAAGAATTAGTACATCACAGGAGCACTTACAAATTAAAATCCCATCTGATTAAGCTGTTTTTTTATAACTGAGTATTTGGCTATGTATATTTATTCTGTACATCTTTCACGCTCAAATAGGAGCTGAATAACATAAAACTTGCCCACATTTAATTCCAATTTACCCAGTTGTAGCATGTACCCAACAAGTAAACCATGTCGTCAATCAGCTTTGAATCACCTAGATTCAACTGGACTGGACCTTATCAGCCATCACCCACAGAAAGCAGCTAAATTGGTGACAGCTCCCTGGTACGGGACAACAAATTCAGCTTGCATCTCACTCCAATATCCAGCCAGAAAGCCACCTAATAACTAACTGTGCGTACTTTTTCCGGTAGTATCAAAGCCGTAGCCAAAAGCGCCCCACCGAGTTGGCCACGCACCTTTTCCGCTAGTATCCATCAGTAAGAAGAGCATGTGGCGGAATCTAAGAAAAGCAACACCGGATCAAAACAAACCCACATACATAATCCGACGCTGCTATTATTGATTCCTTGGACTCTGCTATCGATTTCTCTACCTACGAAGTAAAGAGTAAAAAACTAAATCGAGTGTGCAATCGTTTGGCCTGGACCGGAATTGCAGAGACCAACCACTCGATCTCGGAGTTTGACCCGGGGGTCGCCCACCAGAATCGCCGTTTGACTGCTGCCCCGAACCCCCCGCCCGCCGCGCAGGCAGGGGGAAGCAATCGCGGCGCGGAAACCGCGCGCCCCGGAGTTCAGACCGCCCCTAGAAATCGACGGCGGGGGCGCCGCCCGTCGAAGAAACGCCCGGGAAGATCCGCGGGAAAAAAAAGCAGAGAGAACTGCTAGGGGGCGAGAAACCCGTCGAGCGGGCTCACCTGGGCGGGGATGCTTTTCCGGCTCGCTGATCCCCCTCCTCCGCTGCTGCtccgtgcgccgccgccgccggacgaatgggtggacgGTCCGATGGTCTTCTCCCTCCCCCTCTCGCCTGCCTTCCTTTTCCGTGTTTGTGCGGGCTAATGAATgaacgcacgcacgcacgcgGGGCTTGGATCCGCCGGATTAACGCACGGTAGGCGACTCGTTACGAGCCAGGGAAGCAGTTTTAAGTGGCGTGATTTGGTTTTTGGTGTGGGGTTTGGGCAGGGGATTTGGAAAGCGGGCGGGTTTGTCGTGGGCGGCTCCGACTCTTCTCTTCTCCTCTCCTCTCGCTGCTCGGCTCAGGACTGCTGCCTGGGGCGCCACCACCTCTCGCTGCGCGTGGGCCCGGGCAGCGGCGGGTTGACCCCGGGCCGGTCTGGCGCTCTGGCTGGCCTCGGGTGTGCCGTGCGCCGCTCGCGGCCACGTCCCGCGCACGGCTGGCGCGTGGACAGCTCTGGGCGGAGCCAGCGCTGCACACGGCtctttctttttctgtttttttttgtcaagttttcttttttctttttttgacaTCATTTGCCAACGTCTGATAGTTGTGTGTAGTCGGCAGCAGGCTGGCGGGAACGCGGGAGATTTCCCTGCTTTGATGGAGCACCATCATCATATTCTAAAAATAATAGTGTGATTATTTCTAGTAGTAGTATACTTTTTCTGTATGCAAATAATACTGCTGCTGGTTAGGAGGCGTCCAGCAACGCTTGGCGTTCGCGACCAGCTTTCCTGTCAGCCGAGATTTTCTACGGCGATAATGCTGGATGATGCGATGCGAGTCGTTATCTGTCCCATTCCTACAAAGCATCGATCACACCCTGTGTGTGTTTTGGACTGTGGATGGCTACGTTGTGGATAAGCACGCACGCAAGGGACGCTTGAGGATGGTACTGATCGGAGGAATTTCTCGCTATCCTCGACAATTCGTGTCCCCAAACTTCCTTTCTCCTTTTCTTTCTTCTCTTTCCAtactgatgatgatgatgactctGTTTTATTTTGTAGTGCAAATTGTTTTTACGAGTTTTGGGGGGTGCCAAGGTTCACGAGGTGTGGTGTGCGTGCGTGCGCTTGGACTTGATTCCGGTCCGTCAAGACTGGGTGGGGAGACACGGTCCCTTTTTTTGACCGGTTCTGGTGAATTCAGGCCGATGGGAACACAAAACTACCACGCGCTAACCACTCCCACTTCGGTTGATTGACTACTACGTCCCTGTGGCGTCGCCGTCGGCGGCGTGGATCCTCCTCCGGTGGCTGGATCGATCGATCCGCGCCGCGCCGTGGTTGCCGCGCGCGCCTTAAATTTGATCCGGGCGTGAAGCTTACGCCTGCCGGCTCGGCTCTTTGCACGGAGGCCAAGGAAGACCGCACTGCTGGTACAGGTACGCCAGTACAGGTTGCACCCTTCCATAAACGCTGAACGGTGCAACCATGCGCGCGGCGGCCGCACCGGATCATCGAGGGACGTggacgacggcgacggcgagtGCCGACTGCCGAGTGGG containing:
- the LOC125514890 gene encoding uncharacterized protein LOC125514890, producing the protein MVDNKNDGSEGVKFNTSHLMQTTEEVARAFIAAASAATVQPTRPSVVYSSGEESGSPMQKLQQQFSKIMKGFSNSPEVSGPYNPEVLTTHKRQWSRFQQKSLGNRCIKEPSHLFESIVIVGLPPQADIHELENIALGRNDDDAKKSRHIFGNNHHQVHAVSNLEPQVLFAYPPERSLPLKYKDIVSFCLPGGAQVNAVERTPSFSELNEILLGQEHLKESNQSFVFRLQVADDPTLYGCCVLVEEIVQRPSKLVSMLTNEKPVFPRRSRYVVTTPRCYCILSRLPFFELHFGVLQSILMEERLEWLTDGVSMLTSLSPEEECEDGDICEGSESVGQELYFGCTTVEKSFEPSVEVSPKQLSDTDSNSECRENQLDFISLEVQQESGSPVKEEQNVLVTGTATQCYTAEESDNSVSEDTATGVSGVKLDEPDSLPIIPNESDTKENSHVLSHEDVIDGELDIFVNDTILPLIRSRLSEGSESSPSSQDSPSESINLRNDTPDLDLEEPSSIGHGDVVGHNSILRWAKAKKYGSLQVVCQYYQLQCPVRGSSLNFHPLEHLHSLKFHRPGETALHLAGSTIDLRSRDTSLEVAEMRNALFAEEESTALSTWAVATICGCLRLEHVITLFAAALLEKQIVIVCSNLGMLSASVLSIIPLIRPYQWQSLLIPVLPNDMLDFLDAPVPYIVGVQNKTPDLQSRLANAVIIDANKNQIKSASVPQLPQQKELLSALRPYHSRLVGESYLARKRPVYECTDAQVEAAKGFLAVLRSHLDSLCSNLRSHTITNVQSNNDKVSLILRESFIGSFPARDRPFMKLFLDTQLFSVHTDLVLSFYQKD